In Pantoea agglomerans, the genomic stretch GTCGGGCGGACAATAAAGTGAAAAGCGGTAATGCGGGGAGGCCGGGACAAGCGGCAAACTTGTCCCGGAGGAGGCTTTACTGCAGGCCGTTCTGCACGGCGGTCTGCGCCTGAGTCAACGCCTGCGCGTTGGCGGAGATGGTGCTCATCAGCGCGTTATACTGCGTGACCTGATCGGGCGTCGGGAACTGAACGGCGCTATTGTTAAAGCTCACGCGCGGCCCCTGCTGCTGCAGAAAGTCGCCCGCCTGCGCCGCGCCCTGGCTCAGCGCCTGCAGCTTCGGCAGCAGCGGCACCAGCTGGTTAGCTGGCTGCGTAACCACTTTATCGTAAGCGGCGTCGTAGACCTTCTTCAGATCCTCTTCCTGCTTAAGCGAGGCCTTGCTGCTGTCCGCCTGCATTTTGGCGCTCTCCAGCTGCTGCGTGACAATCACCAGCGCGCCGTTCGCCTGACGCAGCGCGTCGCGGCGCGTCAGGTAGTCCTGCGGTACGTGGATCGCCGACAGCTCATCAACCACCGGACGCATGCCCTGATCAATCGCCTTATTCACCTGCTGGGAAAAGCCGTAAAGAATGGCGTAGTCGCCCGCGTACTTGCCAAAATTCTGCTTCTGGCTTTCGCTCAGGCTTGGCAGATGTTCGCCGCTGCGCATAACGGTGTTTTGCAGAAAGTCGATAAAGGCCTTGCGCTGATCGCCCTCTTTGTCGCCGCACGCGGTGAGGTTAAGCACCAGCAACGCGGCGCCGAGCAACATGCCGGTACGCATCCAGATGCGAGAAATTCCTGATGCCATAAGGGCAACTCCTGTAAATGAGAATGTGGATAACTGAGGAATGGTCCTAAAGAATAGAGCAAAGTAGCGCTCAGGCACAACGCCGGCAAGCGGGAAAGGCGCTGCGGCTCAGAGGTTTCCGGGCAGAGGCCTGCCCGGAGTAGTCAAGAGGGTTAACCGGTGTTGCGCATACCCGCGGCGACGCCCGCGATGGTCACCATCAGCGCCTGCTCGACGCGCGGATCGACCTCTTCGCCGCGCGCTTCCTGATCGCGCGAACGCTGCAGCAGCTCCGCCTGCAGCACGTTGAGCGGATCGGTGTAGACGTTACGCAGCGCGATCGACTCGGCTATCCAGGGCTGATCCGCCATCAGATGCGCGTCGTTGGCGATGGTCAGCACCGCTTTAATGTCGGCGTCAAGCTGGTCGCGCAGCTGTTTACCCAGCGGCCACAGCGTTTTGTCCACCAGACGCTGATCGTAATATTCCGCCAGCCACAGGTCAGCTTTGGCGAACACCATCTCCAGCATGCCTAACCGCGTGGAGAAGAACGGCCAGTCGCGGCACATCGCTTCGAGCTGATCCTGATGGCCTTCGTCCATCGCCTTTTGCAGCGCTGCGCCCGCGCCGAGCCAGGCGGGCAGCATCAGACGGTTCTGCGTCCAGGCGAAGATCCAGGGAATGGCGCGCAGCGACTCGACGCCGCCGGTCGGGCGACGCTTCGCCGGACGCGATCCGAGCGGCAGCTTGCCCAGCTCCTGTTCCGGCGTGGCGGAGCGGAAGTAGGGCACGAAGTCCGGGTTTTCGCGCACGTAGCCGCGATACATGGCGCAGGAGTGCTGTGAGAGCTGATCCATAATGGTGTGCCACTCTTTCTTCGGCTCCGGCGGCGGCAGCAGGTTCGCTTCCAGAATCGCGCCGGTGTAGAGCGACAGGCTGGCGATGGTGACTTCCGGCAAACCATACTTAAAGCGGATCATCTCGCCCTGTTCGGTTACGCGCAGGCCGCCTTTCAGGCTGCCCGGCGGCTGTGACAGCAGCGCCGCGTGCGCAGGCGCGCCGCCGCGGCCGATGCTGCCGCCGCGGCCGTGGAACAGCGTCAGCGCGATGCCGGCTTTCTCGCAGGTTTTGATCAGCGCGTCCTGCGCCTGATACTGCGCCCAGCTGGCGGCCATCACCCCGGCATCTTTCGCCGAGTCGGAGTAGCCGATCATTACCATCTGTTTGCCCTGAATAAAGCCGCGATACCAGTCGATATTCAGCAGCTGGCTCATAACGTCATTGGCGTTGTTGAGGTCGTCGAGGGTCTCAAACAGCGGCGCGACCGGCATGGCGAAGGTAATGCCCGCCTCTTTCAGCAGCAGATGCACCGCCAGCACGTCGGACGGCGTCTTCGCCATCGAGATAACGTAGGCGGCAATCGAGCCTTGCGGCGCTTCGGCGGCGACGCGGCAGGTTTCCAGCACTTCGCGCGTCTCGTCGCTCGGCGCCCAGTGGCGCGGCAGCAGCGGACGTTTGGAGTTAAGCTCGCGTACCAGGAAGGCCTGCTTATCCGCTTCCGACCAGCTTTCATAGTCGCCGAGGCCGAGATAGCGGGTCACTTCAGCGATCGCTTCGGTATGGCGCGTGCTCTCCTGACGCAGATCGATGCGCACCAGCGGCACGCCGAAGCACTTCACGCGGCGCAGCGTATCCAGCAGCTGACCGTTGGCGATAATGCCCATGTCGCACTGCTGCAGCGACTGATAGATAGCGTAAAGCGGCGTCCAGAGCTGATCGTTGGAGACCAGCAGATCGGCAGGACGCGGCAGATGCTCGCCCTTCAGGCGGCGCTCAAGCCAGGACTGGGTGGCGAGCAGCTGGCTGCGCATGCGCTTCAGAATCACGCGGTAAGGCTCAATCGCCTCCGGGTCGCCGCACAGCTCGCGCACCTCGTCGCTGCATTCAGACATCGAGAGCTCGGAGATCAGCACGCCGATATCGCGCAGAAAGAGGTCGGCGGCTTTCCAGCGGCTGAGCTGCATGGCGTGACGCGTCACCGTGGCGGTGACGTTGGGGTTGCCGTCACGGTCGCCGCCCATCCAGGAGGTAAATTTCACCGGCACGAAATCTACCGGCAGCTTCACGCCGAACGCCTCTTCGACCTGTTCGTTCAGCTCGCGCAGAAAGGCGGGTACGCCTTCCCACAGGCTATTCTCCACCACGGCGAAGCCCCATTTGGCTTCGTCGATCGGCGTCGGCCGATATTTGCGGATCTCATCGGTGTGCCACGCCTGCGCCACCAGCTGTCGCAGGCGGCGCATAATCTGGTTGCGCTCATAGTCAGAGATGTCGCTGTGATCGAGCTGCTTCAGGCAGCTGTTCACCTCGACCAGCTTGTGGATCAGGGTGCGGCGGGTGATCTCGGTGGGATGCGCCGTCAGCACCAGCTCCAGCGACAGCGATTCAATCGCTGCACGGATCGCGCTTTCGCTGACGTCGGGCTGTTGTTTAAGACGATCAAAGGTGGTTTTCAACAGTTCGGGATGGTTCGCGCCGTCGCCGCTGCGTGAAATGGTCTGATACTGTTCGGCGACGTTGGTCAGGTTAAGAAACTGGCTAAAAGCGCGTGCCACCGGCAGCAGCTCGTCGTTCGACAGATTTTGCAGCGTGTTAAGCAGTTCCTTGCGATGAGTGTCATTTCCCGCACGGGATGACTTTGAGAGTTTGCGGATGGTCTCCACCCGGTCGAGGATGTTCTCTCCTAGTGCATCCTTGATCGTATCCCCGAGCAGTTTGCCGAGCATACTGACATTACTTCGCATTGCGGAATATTGTTCGTTCATGTGACCCTGACACCCTTATCGTCTTTGTAAACTTCTACACCCAGCGTTCGCGGCCAGGCCGAAACTGCATGAGTAATCACCCACCGGGCATAACATCGTCTTTTATCTAGCCACGTAAACCTGGCGACGTCAATGCGCATAAGCGCCCGGTAACATGCGGCTAACTGCTGGAAATTCAAAGATTTTAAATAGAGAGGAGCGGGATAAGTTATTCTTATCAACAAATCCCGCGTATTGAACAGGAAATTTACTTTCTTAACAGTAGATTGCCCTGTTTATTGCGTATCAGTGGCAAAAGTGCTGCACAACCTGCGCGATCAGGGCGCGAGTCGGCTTAATAAATGCGGTATCGATAAATTCATCTGGCTGATGCGCCTGGTTGATCGATCCCGGCCCCAGTACCAGCGTCGGGCACAGCTCCTGAATAAACGGCGCTTCGGTGCAGTAGTTCACCACTTCGGTCTGCGTGCCGAGCAGTTTTTCCACCACGGCGACCAGTTCGTGACTGGCCGGGCATTCGTAGCCCGGAATCGGCGGATGCAGCTCGCCGACCGTAAGCCGTCCCGGCCAGCGCGCGCTGACCGGCGCCAGCGACTCGTTCAGCAGCCCTTCCAGGTCGTTTAGCGACAGGCCCGGCAGCGGACGAATATCCATGTGCAGCTCGCAGCAGGCGCAGATGCGGTTCGCCGCGTCGCCGCCGTGGATATGGCCGAAGTTCATGGTCGGATAGGGAATGGCGAAGCCGTCGTGGTGATAGCGCTCTTTCAGGGTATTGCGCAGCTGCATCAGATGACCGATGGCGTCGTGCATCAGTTCGATAGCGTTGACGCCGCGCGCCGGATCGCTGGAGTGGCCAGACTGGCCCTGCACGCGAATAACGTGCGAGAGATGGCCTTTATGCGCGCGCACCGGCTTCAGCGAGGTCGGCTCGCCGATAATGGCGCAGTCTGGGCGAATGCTCGCCGTTTCAGAGAAGTACTTCGCGCCCGCCATGGTGGTCTCTTCATCGGCGGTGGCGAGAATATAGAGCGGCTTGCTGAGTTTGCTGACGTCGACGTCGCGCAGCGTGTCGAGGATAAAGGCGAAGAAGCCTTTCATATCGGCGGTGCCCAGGCCGTAGAGCTTGTTGTCGTGCTCCGTCAGGGTAAAGGGATCGCGCGTCCAGCGCCCGTCGTCGAACGGCACGGTATCGGTATGGCCCGCCAGCAGCAGACCGCCTGCGCCGCTGCCGCTGCGCGCCAGCAGGTTAAATTTATGGCGCGTGCCCGGCACCGGCTGTACCTCTACGTTAAAGCCGAGATCGCGGAACCAGCCTGCCAGCAAATTGATTAAAGTTTCATTGCTCTGATCGAGCGCGGCGTCGGTTGCGCTGATGCTCGGTGTGGCAATCAGCTGGCGGTAGAGTTCGATAAAAGGCGGTAATTTTGTCTTCACTGTTGACGGTCCTTGAGTTAGGATGTATCAATATTCATGCATTAATAGTGAATAAAAATACATTAACGCCGGTTGGCTGGGAAGCAGAAATCCTTCGCAAACGGCATCGTGGGCAACGGGGCAAGGCCGCGACCCGGAACGTGTGACTGTAAAAAGGTATACAGCCTGATGTTGAATACGCTGATCGTTGGTGCCAGTGGTTACGCTGGCGTAGAGCTCGCCACCTTCCTCAATCGCCATCCACATATGAACATAACCGCTTTGGCGGTTTCAGCGCAAAGCCCGGATGCCGGGAAGCGTCTGTCCGATCTGCATCCGCAGCTGAAAGGCGTGGTGGATCTGCCGCTGCAGCCGTTGAGCAGCGCGGCCGAGTGGGCGGACAAGGTGGATGTGGTGTTCCTGGCGACCGCGCATGAAGTCAGTCACGATCTGGCACCTGAGTTCCTGAAGGCCGGCTGCGTGGTGTTCGATCTCTCCGGTGCCTTCCGCGTCAACGACGGCGACTTTTATCAGCGCTATTACGGCTTCACCCATCAGCACGCCGACTGGCTCGACAAAGCGGTCTACGGCCTGGCGGAGTGGAACCACGCGCAAGTCAAAGAGGCGCAGCTGGTGGCGGTGCCGGGCTGCTATCCCACCGCGGCGCAGCTGGCGCTGAAGCCGCTGATCGAGGGCGATCTGCTTAACGCCGATCAGTGGCCGGTGATCAACGCCACCAGCGGCGTAAGCGGTGCCGGCCGTAAAGCCAGCGTCACTACCAGCTTCTGCGAAGTGAGCCTGCAGCCGTACGGCCTGTTCAATCATCGCCATCATCCAGAAATTGTTGCCCATCTCGGCGCGCCGGTGATTTTTACGCCGCACCTCGGCAACTTCCCGCGCGGTATTCTGGCGACCATCACCTGCCGTCTGAAGGCGGGCGTCACGCACGACGACGTAGCGGCGGCGTTCCACAGCGCCTATCACGACAAGCCGCTGGTGCGCGTCTATGAGCAGGGCGTGCCGGCGCTGAAAGCGGTTATCGGCCAGCCATTCTGCGACATCGGCTTCGCGGTGCAGGACGAGCATCTGATCGTCGTCGCGGCGGAGGATAACCTGCTGAAAGGCGCTGCGTCGCAGGCGGTGCAGTGTTTGAATATTCGCTTCGGCTTCCCTGAAACGCAGTCGCTGATTTAACGGACAAGGATGCACATGACAACTCCATTAATTATCAAACTGGGCGGCGTGCTGCTCGACAGCGAAGAGGCGCTGGCGCGCCTGTTCGACGCGCTGCTGGCTTATCGCAGCGCCCATCAGCGTCCGCTGCTGATCGTTCACGGCGGCGGCTGCGTGGTCGACGAGCTGATGAAAAAGCTGTCGCTGCCGGTGAAGAAGAAGAACGGCCTGCGCGTTACGCCAGCCGATCAGATCGACATTATTACCGGCGCGCTGGCGGGCACCGCCAATAAAACCCTGCTCGCCTGGGCGAAAAAGCACGGCATTAAGGCGGTCGGGCTGAGCCTGGGCGACGCCGACCTGGTGAAGGTGGCGCAGTTCGATGAAGAGCTGGGACACGTCGGCCACGCCGAGCCGGGCGATCCGGCGCTGATTAACACCCTGCTGACCGCAGGCTATATGCCGATTGTCAGCTCTATCGGCATCACCGACGCGGGCGAGCTGATGAACGTCAACGCCGACCAGGCGGCGACCGCGCTGGCGGCCACGCTGGGCGCCGATCTGGTGCTGCTCTCCGACGTGAGCGGCATTCTCGACGGCAAAGGCCAGCGCATCGAAGAGATGACCGCCGCCAAAGCGGAGCAGCTTATTGCACAAGGCATCATTACCGATGGCATGATTGTAAAAGTGAACGCGGCGCTCGACGCGGCGCGCACGCTGGGCCGCCCGGTGGATATCGCCAGCTGGCGCCACGCAGAGCAACTGCCTGACCTGTTTAACGGCGTGTCGATCGGCACCCGGATCCTCGCTTAACGACTTAGATTTAGGATGACGACATGAGCACGCAAAATATCAAGAAAATCGTACTGGCCTATTCCGGCGGTCTGGATACCTCCGCCATTATTCCGTGGCTGAAAGAGAACTACGGCGGCTGCGAAGTCGTGGCATTTGTGGCGGATATTGGCCAGGAGCGTAGCGATCTGGAAGGCGTGGAGAAGAAAGCGCTGCAGTCCGGCGCCTCTGAGTGCCACGTAGTCGATTTGCGTGAAGAGTTTATCAGCGATTACGTTTATCCGGTGCTGCAGACCGGTGCGCTGTATGAAGGCACCTATCTGCTCGGCACCTCAATGGCGCGTCCGATTATCGCCAAGGCGCAGGTTGAGCTGGCGCTGAAAGTCGGCGCGGATGCGCTGTGCCACGGTGCGACCGGCAAAGGTAACGATCAGGTGCGTTTCGAAACCACCTACACCGCGCTGGCGCCGCAGCTGAAAGTGGTGGCGCCGTGGCGTGAATGGAACCTGCGTTCCCGTGAAGCGCTGCTGGACTACCTGAAAGAGCGCAATATCCCAACTACCGCGTCGCTGGAAAAAATCTATAGCCGTGACGAGAACGCCTGGCATATCTCGACCGAAGGCGGGGTGCTGGAAAGCCCGTCCAATGCGCCGAATAAAGATTGCTGGGTGTGGACCGTGGATCCGCTGGAAGCGCCCGATCAGCCGGAAAACGTCACCGTCACCGTGGAAAAAGGCCGCGTTGTCGCGGTGAACGGCGAAAGGCTGAGCCCGTTCCAGTGTCTGGAAGTGCTGAACGCCATCGGCGCGAAGCATGGCGTAGGCCGTATCGACATCGTGGAAAACCGTCTGGTCGGCATCAAGTCGCGCGGCTGCTACGAAACCCCTGGCGGCACCATTATGGTCAACGCGCTGCGCGCGGTTGAGCAGCTGGTACTGGATCGCGACAGCTTCAAATGGCGCGAGCAGCTGGGCCATGAGATGTCTTACGTAGTTTACGACGGCCGCTGGTTTGCGCCGCTGCGTAAGTCAATCCAGGCCGCTGCCGAGTCGCTGGCCGAAGAGGTAAATGGCGAAGTCGTGCTGCAGCTCTATAAAGGTCAGGCGACGGCGATCCAGAAACGCTCCTCTAACAGCCTCTACTCGGAAGAGTTCGCCACCTTCGGCGAAGACGAGGTTTACGATCACCGTCACGCAGGCGGCTTTATCCGTCTGTTCTCGCTCTCTTCGCGCATTCGCGCCCTGAACGAGCAGAAGAAGTAATAACCGGCGAGGCGTGTGCCTCGCCCAACCAGATTTCGCAGAGGCGGCTTCGGGCCGCCTCTGGTTTAAGGATTGAAGGAGTTTCACATGGCACTTTGGGGCGGACGTTTTACCCAGGCAGCAGACCAACGTTTCAAACAGTTCAACGATTCGCTGCGCTTTGACTATCGTCTGGCGGAGCAGGATATTGTCGGCTCCATCGCCTGGTCCAAAGCGCTGGTGACGGTTAACGTGCTGAGCAATGATGAGCAGCAGCAGCTGGAGCATGCACTGAATGCGCTGCTGGCTGAGGTGCAGGCGGATCCAGAACAGATCCTGCAAAGCGATGCCGAAGATATCCACAGCTGGGTTGAAGGCCAGCTGATTGAGAAAGTCGGCGCGCTGGGCAAGAAGCTGCATACCGGCCGCAGCCGTAACGATCAGGTCGCCACCGATCTGAAGCTCTGGTGTAAAATGCAGGTCGAGGCGCTGCTGGGTGCGACGCGCGAGCTGCAGCAGGCGCTGACGGCGACCGCCGAAGCCAACCAGGATGCGGTAATGCCGGGCTATACCCACCTGCAGCGCGCCCAGCCGGTGACCTTCGCTCACTGGTGTCTCGCCTATGTTGAAATGCTGGCGCGCGACGAAAGCCGTCTGCAGGATACGCTGAAGCGTCTCGACGTCAGCCCGCTCGGCTGCGGCGCGCTGGCGGGCACCGCCTATGAGATTGACCGCGAACAGCTGGCCGGCTGGCTGGGCTTCGCCTCCGCGACCCGCAACAGCCTGGATACCGTCTCCGATCGCGATCACGTGCTGGAGCTGCTGGCCGATGCCTCTATCGGCATGGTACATCTGTCGCGCTTCGCCGAAGATTTAATCTTTTTCAACACCGGCGAAGCGGGTTTTGTCGAGCTGTCTGATAAGGTGACCTCCGGCTCATCGCTGATGCCGCAGAAGAAAAATCCAGACGCGCTGGAGCTGATCCGCGGCAAGTGTGGCCGCGTGCAGGGCGCGCTGACCGGCATGATGATGACGCTGAAAGGCCTGCCGCTCGCCTACAACAAAGATATGCAGGAAGATAAAGAGGGATTGTTCGACGCGCTCGACACCTGGCTGGACTGTCTGCATATGTCGGCGCTGGTGCTGGATGGCATTCAGGTAAAACGTCCGCGCTGCCAGGAAGCGGCGGAGCAGGGCTACGCTAACTCGACTGAGCTGGCCGACTATCTGGTGGCGAAGGGAGTGCCGTTCCGCGAAGCGCACCACATCGTTGGGGAAGCGGTCGTGGAAGCGATCGGGCAGGGCGTGGCGCTGGAAGCGCTGTCGCTGGCGCAGCTAAAGCAGTTCAGCGCGGCGATTGAAGAGGACGTTTACCCTGTTCTGGCGCTGCAGTCCTGCCTGGAAAAACGTAATGCGAAAGGCGGCGTCGCTCCGCAGCAGGTGGCATCCGCCATCGCCGAGGCGAAAAAGCGTCTCGGCTGATCGGCAGGCAAAAAAAAGCGGGCAATAATTGCCCGCTAACCTCTAGCTTCGGAATTTAATTACTATTTTTATAGGCACATCATCAGAGGGCCAGCGCTCCGGCTGACACAGTGATTCTTTTACGCTGACAGCAGGTACTGCTCCAGATCGTCGCTGCCACCGATATGGCGACCGCCGATAAAGACCTGCGGCACCGTGGCGCGGCCCGATACGGCGCGCAGGCTAACGGTGGTGGCATCCTGACCCAGCACAATCTCTTCAAACGGCATATTGTTGTCGATCAGCATCTGTTTCGCTTTGGTGCAGAACGGGCAGCCAGGTTTGGTAAAGAGCGAGACCGACTCCTGCACTTTGAATTCTGGCGCCAGATAGCGCAGCAGGGTATCGGCGTCGGAAACCTCAAAGGGATCGCCAGGCTTGTCTGGCTCAACAAACATCTTCTCGATTACGCCGTTGCGCACCAGCATCGAATAACGCCACGAGCGCGCGCCGAAACCGAGGTCCCCTTTCTCAACCAGCATCTCCATTCCGCGCGTAAACTCGCCGTTGCCGTCTGGAATAAAGGTAATATTTTCTGCGCGCTGCTCCGCTTTCCAGGCGTTCATTACAAAGGTGTCGTTAACCGACACGCAGAGAATGCTGTCAACGCCATGCTGGGCAAAGACGTTGTAAAGTTCGTTGTAGCGCGGCAGATGGCTCGATGAACAGGTGGGC encodes the following:
- a CDS encoding DUF3053 domain-containing protein, with amino-acid sequence MASGISRIWMRTGMLLGAALLVLNLTACGDKEGDQRKAFIDFLQNTVMRSGEHLPSLSESQKQNFGKYAGDYAILYGFSQQVNKAIDQGMRPVVDELSAIHVPQDYLTRRDALRQANGALVIVTQQLESAKMQADSSKASLKQEEDLKKVYDAAYDKVVTQPANQLVPLLPKLQALSQGAAQAGDFLQQQGPRVSFNNSAVQFPTPDQVTQYNALMSTISANAQALTQAQTAVQNGLQ
- the ppc gene encoding phosphoenolpyruvate carboxylase, with the translated sequence MNEQYSAMRSNVSMLGKLLGDTIKDALGENILDRVETIRKLSKSSRAGNDTHRKELLNTLQNLSNDELLPVARAFSQFLNLTNVAEQYQTISRSGDGANHPELLKTTFDRLKQQPDVSESAIRAAIESLSLELVLTAHPTEITRRTLIHKLVEVNSCLKQLDHSDISDYERNQIMRRLRQLVAQAWHTDEIRKYRPTPIDEAKWGFAVVENSLWEGVPAFLRELNEQVEEAFGVKLPVDFVPVKFTSWMGGDRDGNPNVTATVTRHAMQLSRWKAADLFLRDIGVLISELSMSECSDEVRELCGDPEAIEPYRVILKRMRSQLLATQSWLERRLKGEHLPRPADLLVSNDQLWTPLYAIYQSLQQCDMGIIANGQLLDTLRRVKCFGVPLVRIDLRQESTRHTEAIAEVTRYLGLGDYESWSEADKQAFLVRELNSKRPLLPRHWAPSDETREVLETCRVAAEAPQGSIAAYVISMAKTPSDVLAVHLLLKEAGITFAMPVAPLFETLDDLNNANDVMSQLLNIDWYRGFIQGKQMVMIGYSDSAKDAGVMAASWAQYQAQDALIKTCEKAGIALTLFHGRGGSIGRGGAPAHAALLSQPPGSLKGGLRVTEQGEMIRFKYGLPEVTIASLSLYTGAILEANLLPPPEPKKEWHTIMDQLSQHSCAMYRGYVRENPDFVPYFRSATPEQELGKLPLGSRPAKRRPTGGVESLRAIPWIFAWTQNRLMLPAWLGAGAALQKAMDEGHQDQLEAMCRDWPFFSTRLGMLEMVFAKADLWLAEYYDQRLVDKTLWPLGKQLRDQLDADIKAVLTIANDAHLMADQPWIAESIALRNVYTDPLNVLQAELLQRSRDQEARGEEVDPRVEQALMVTIAGVAAGMRNTG
- the argE gene encoding acetylornithine deacetylase, which gives rise to MKTKLPPFIELYRQLIATPSISATDAALDQSNETLINLLAGWFRDLGFNVEVQPVPGTRHKFNLLARSGSGAGGLLLAGHTDTVPFDDGRWTRDPFTLTEHDNKLYGLGTADMKGFFAFILDTLRDVDVSKLSKPLYILATADEETTMAGAKYFSETASIRPDCAIIGEPTSLKPVRAHKGHLSHVIRVQGQSGHSSDPARGVNAIELMHDAIGHLMQLRNTLKERYHHDGFAIPYPTMNFGHIHGGDAANRICACCELHMDIRPLPGLSLNDLEGLLNESLAPVSARWPGRLTVGELHPPIPGYECPASHELVAVVEKLLGTQTEVVNYCTEAPFIQELCPTLVLGPGSINQAHQPDEFIDTAFIKPTRALIAQVVQHFCH
- the argC gene encoding N-acetyl-gamma-glutamyl-phosphate reductase → MLNTLIVGASGYAGVELATFLNRHPHMNITALAVSAQSPDAGKRLSDLHPQLKGVVDLPLQPLSSAAEWADKVDVVFLATAHEVSHDLAPEFLKAGCVVFDLSGAFRVNDGDFYQRYYGFTHQHADWLDKAVYGLAEWNHAQVKEAQLVAVPGCYPTAAQLALKPLIEGDLLNADQWPVINATSGVSGAGRKASVTTSFCEVSLQPYGLFNHRHHPEIVAHLGAPVIFTPHLGNFPRGILATITCRLKAGVTHDDVAAAFHSAYHDKPLVRVYEQGVPALKAVIGQPFCDIGFAVQDEHLIVVAAEDNLLKGAASQAVQCLNIRFGFPETQSLI
- the argB gene encoding acetylglutamate kinase, translating into MTTPLIIKLGGVLLDSEEALARLFDALLAYRSAHQRPLLIVHGGGCVVDELMKKLSLPVKKKNGLRVTPADQIDIITGALAGTANKTLLAWAKKHGIKAVGLSLGDADLVKVAQFDEELGHVGHAEPGDPALINTLLTAGYMPIVSSIGITDAGELMNVNADQAATALAATLGADLVLLSDVSGILDGKGQRIEEMTAAKAEQLIAQGIITDGMIVKVNAALDAARTLGRPVDIASWRHAEQLPDLFNGVSIGTRILA
- a CDS encoding argininosuccinate synthase, which codes for MSTQNIKKIVLAYSGGLDTSAIIPWLKENYGGCEVVAFVADIGQERSDLEGVEKKALQSGASECHVVDLREEFISDYVYPVLQTGALYEGTYLLGTSMARPIIAKAQVELALKVGADALCHGATGKGNDQVRFETTYTALAPQLKVVAPWREWNLRSREALLDYLKERNIPTTASLEKIYSRDENAWHISTEGGVLESPSNAPNKDCWVWTVDPLEAPDQPENVTVTVEKGRVVAVNGERLSPFQCLEVLNAIGAKHGVGRIDIVENRLVGIKSRGCYETPGGTIMVNALRAVEQLVLDRDSFKWREQLGHEMSYVVYDGRWFAPLRKSIQAAAESLAEEVNGEVVLQLYKGQATAIQKRSSNSLYSEEFATFGEDEVYDHRHAGGFIRLFSLSSRIRALNEQKK
- the argH gene encoding argininosuccinate lyase; this encodes MALWGGRFTQAADQRFKQFNDSLRFDYRLAEQDIVGSIAWSKALVTVNVLSNDEQQQLEHALNALLAEVQADPEQILQSDAEDIHSWVEGQLIEKVGALGKKLHTGRSRNDQVATDLKLWCKMQVEALLGATRELQQALTATAEANQDAVMPGYTHLQRAQPVTFAHWCLAYVEMLARDESRLQDTLKRLDVSPLGCGALAGTAYEIDREQLAGWLGFASATRNSLDTVSDRDHVLELLADASIGMVHLSRFAEDLIFFNTGEAGFVELSDKVTSGSSLMPQKKNPDALELIRGKCGRVQGALTGMMMTLKGLPLAYNKDMQEDKEGLFDALDTWLDCLHMSALVLDGIQVKRPRCQEAAEQGYANSTELADYLVAKGVPFREAHHIVGEAVVEAIGQGVALEALSLAQLKQFSAAIEEDVYPVLALQSCLEKRNAKGGVAPQQVASAIAEAKKRLG
- a CDS encoding glutathione peroxidase produces the protein MFATQEGKPVPQVVFHTRQGDRWVDVTTDELFKDKTVIVFSLPGAFTPTCSSSHLPRYNELYNVFAQHGVDSILCVSVNDTFVMNAWKAEQRAENITFIPDGNGEFTRGMEMLVEKGDLGFGARSWRYSMLVRNGVIEKMFVEPDKPGDPFEVSDADTLLRYLAPEFKVQESVSLFTKPGCPFCTKAKQMLIDNNMPFEEIVLGQDATTVSLRAVSGRATVPQVFIGGRHIGGSDDLEQYLLSA